Part of the Nitrospiraceae bacterium genome is shown below.
TTCCGTTGAATTCTATAACGGGGTCGCAAATCGATGTACAGTACGCGCGAGGGTACAGCACACGCCTTCAAGGAGTTTCATTTTGCATGCGGTGATGAAATTCATGAAATAGGACCTCTATAATGATGAAAAACCTCCTTCACCCCCAACGGGAGGATTACCCATCAACTCGTGGCCGCCTTTGGCACGACAACCGCCGAAGAGGGCGCCAGACATCACAGAAACATTTACGGCCCCAAATGGCCAACGTCCCCTGATTGCCAGCGACCAACCGGCCAAAGGGACGGATGAGACACAGGATGAGAATACCTTCACCAACCACCCACAGCTTAGACACCGGACCCTGGCACCAACGTGCCGGTGGCAACGATCAACGACCGACAGGTCGCCACCTTCTACGTCTAAAAACCTTAAATCCCCACAAGCCTGACTCCCAAACCTCGTACTCTTGCTTCAGCGTGCAGACACCGACAAGCCTTCTTCTGAGAGGGGGCAACCATGAGCGCGGTCAGAACGTCAGAGGAAATCCATAACACCATGAAACTCCCCTGATAATTTTATTGGTACTCGGAAATGCTGAGGAAGTTCCGACAGCTCCCCGCACAGAGGGGAGAAAAACTATGAAAACTCGGCAGCCGTCCATCAAAACACCAATAACCTTTCAAGCATATCCATGACCGATATCCCAACTGCCGGCGGGACGTTGAAGATTTTGGCAACAAACGGGCCGCAATGAAACGAGTCATGGAGCAATACGCCAAAGCGTCTGGCCGGAAAGTAAAAATACTCGACCATGTGAACCGAATGGCAAAGATGCGAAACCAACTCCAGCAGAAGACATCTATGACTGCGTAAAGGACCAAAAACCAGGACGTCAAAGATCCATACAACACCGATCGAAAACTCATGGGAAGGCGTGCCTCCCCGTTCACAGCACCGGCAGGTGCCTGGGCTCCCGCAACCAGGCAATGGGGATACGACAACCGATGCGAATTCTTCTCCATATCAGAATTCCCCCGACTCAGACTCACCCTCATCCGGAGGAATCGAAAGCATACCGCCCCGGCATCCAACGCGATTCACCATCTGAATCTTCCGGTCCCGGATGAGGAAAGCACTAATAGCAATACAGGCCCCGGCCCCTGATCCCTTCCCCGAGCTCCTCATGATAATTTCGGAGGGAAAGAGTGAAGAGGGGCTCACCAGCCAGACAACCAGCTTATCAATGACGGAGACCGAACCGATGGACATCCCCACAACGTTTCTACTCTGCATCACCGGTCCCGACCGCGGCAAGCGGTTGGCGATATCAACGGAGATCATACTAGGGCGATCGACTCTTGCCAGATTCTCAGCGACGACCGGGAAGTGGCAGACTGCCATGTGGCCTTTCGGTGGAACCAACAATTTCCCACGATTTCGCGCCATTGTTGACGCTCCCATTTTCGTGGATGGACATCGGGCCACAGAGAGGGCGATAGCAGTCAACCAACAACTTCGGATCGGACGGTATTTGGCAACTGGGTGGCGATTTGTCGCCAGGCTTATACCAGGTTAGCTCGATCACATCGGCGGACCAAATCAGTTCGGTGGCCGGCTTGGAACGTGTCAAAGGCTTCAACTTTTGGAATGTTCTCGGAGGTCATTCGAAACGCAGGGACGAGGGTTGATTGCTTTCACGTGGGCACGCCCAGCCACGACGCCAGCCATCTGAGAATCAACACCTCCTGGCCGAAACCTGGGCCTTCTTCAAGGTGTTCATGGTCTCTCTCCTCTGATCACCACCTCGGGTTTGTGTTTGCGCTGAATACTTCGGCAACTATAAACTCGTGCCCGGACTCATTGTCACCGGGTCATTCGCCCAGTTCCCATGTCCCTGCTCATCTTCTTTTCGAAGTGAACGTGCCTCAACGGAACATTTCGTTCATACCAGGTCCTCAAATTGGTATTTCTCGGCGGTATCCTCTCTCTTATCCCTCTCCTTATTTTTATTCGAACTACCGGCTTATCCGGCTGGCTGGCGCCGCCAGCCTGGGGAATTATCGAAGAAATCAGCCAAAGCCCGGTGCATTGTTATTGATGATCAATAGACTGCAGTACCGCTGGACGCTGGGCAGTATGCTCTTTGGAGCTGCGGTCGGAACTGGATTCGCTGCCTTTGAATCAGCAGGCTACGCACTGGAACAACTCCTGGCGTCCGGCGGAGGTGCCATGCTGGATAACATTACCTATCGGGGATTTTTGAGTATGGTCGGCGGGCATGTGCTCTGGACATCCATGGTGGGAGCGGCCATATGGCGAATCAGAGGAGATCAGGATTTTCATTTCGGCATGGTCAAGGATTCACGGTTTCTGAGAGTCCTTGGGATTGCCATGGCCCTACACATGGTGTGGAACATGCCGTTCCATCTGCCGCTCTACATGAAAGAACTGACGTTAGGGTTTGTGGCCTGGGTCGTAATCTTGGGGTTGATTCAGGAAGGTCTCAACCAAATCCACCAAGCCCAACAGGAATTCCTCGCCTCAAAACCTCCAGCCTCTTCCTGACATTCTCCACCGGATTCACATTTGCAATGAAAGCCATCAACAGCAGCCAAGAACCATCAAGAATCGTAGCGTGGCACGTCATGACCATCGTGGCTCATCTCACATAAGACACGCCTCCAACGATGCTTCCAACCGATACGCGCACTTCTGGCTTTCAGCCTGAACGGTTTTCGTTATTCGCAGGCGATCTCGTTAACCGCCTCTTTGGCGCCATAGGCCTTCCGGATACCGAAACGTTGACCTTAATCGGACGAAGCCTGGTGTTGATCAGCGTGACCTGGGGAGCTCTGGCTATCCTCGCTACGGCAAGCCAGGTTCACACCGGACCGGCAGGAGAAATTTTCTTCAAGGATTTCGCCACCTATCGGACTCATCATCAGAGCCCCCTTGTTATTCACGGCGCCTCTTCTCATGTTTACCAAACAGCTCTACCACGCCAAGTGGAACGCCATGGAGCAATACCATGAAAGAGCGACCGAACGGGCTAAAATCTTTGAGGAGAAATGGCTCTATGCCTGTAATACGTGAAAAATGAATGTGATGGGCGGGAGTGATCTGCTCGGGATGAAAAACCTGAGCGAGGGCTATGACCCCATCAGTACCATGCGGGTGGTCCCGTTCGACATGCGGTCGTTCCTCGAACTCATGGGGCAAACCCTTGGCTCGTTGCTTCCACTTCTACCGTATCTGAGCCTTCCTGAGCCTATCCAAACAATCCTTGAAAGCATCCTGCAACTCACCCGGCATTGATGTCACCCAGTGCCTGGTTGTGAGAGCAGACGTTCTTGGCCAACCATTCAATCAGGTGAATGGATAGTATGCCATGAAACGCATCAGATCTTAGGCTGCACCTTGGAACGTGACCACCAGCAATCGCCGAAAACCACATTTCATGCTTGCTGGTTAACCAACCTCGAGCCACCTGACGGCGGGATGGAGGGGACCATACAGGAGTGAAAAGGTCCCCTCCATTGTTGAGAGGGTATGAGATCGCCTTCAACCCAGGGATCGGGCTCACCCGCCGGAGAGGATGTTCCTAGCATCCCTCCTAGATACCAGCCATCCTCTCACTTCGTTAATGTTTCGTGAGCTTCCTCCAGTGAGCATAGTCAACGTGTCGGAATGCCTACATGCGGCACGTCAAATTGTTCAGCCTGCCGAATTGATACGACACATATCCATGAGCAACTGCGCCCGTGAACATGGTCATGGTTGAATCACCTGAATAAGTTCTTCGCGTTTCCCGGTGTCCAGATCAATCACCAAAATATTTCCGATACCCGGAGCATAGAACTTTTTCTCCACATGCCCAGGATCAATAGGAAGGAAATCATGGGTGACCACACAACGGTCCGCACAATCAGCCGCCGGAGCACGTTCCTGAGTTTCGGTCGTGGCGATCACTGTAGCCATATCCTCAGCCTCGCCGAGAGCGAACTCCTGACGGTAGATATCCCCGACTTCGGGATTGGCCTTCATGATGATTCCCGGTTTGGCGCCATCGACTCCTCCGGTCCACGATCCGTCGAGATTTGACAGTTCCCCGTTCTCGAAATTTTTGGCGATTTCACCGAAATACCACACATTGCCGAAGATGTCCTGAGCATACCAATCAATCGTGTCTTCAATCGTTTCTCCATGCTCTTCCACGACATCCCGAATAACGGTACATGTCACCCCGAGAATTTCTTTGGTCTCCTCTGTGACCGTCACCGTGATCGTTTCATCCCCGGCTTGCAGCACTCGGACCAGTCCTGGAACGAGTGGGAAATACGGATTCGGGGTTGCCGCAGCAGCGGCCGGGCTTAAGAACTCAGCGGGATTGATTTCAGGGTCATAGGGTCCCTCGCCGAGCGCCGTACAAATCTCAAGTCTGGACTTCTTTTGTTGATGACAGAGAGTTCGGGCTTCGCGATGCTCATGTTGGGCATCCCGCAGACATTCACGAAGATTCCCCTCATGACTGTCGTTGAGACATTTGCCATAGGCGATCCAGAAGTTGTCTTTGGCATCGTGCCGGCACGCCCGTAATGCAGCTTGGGCGGTGCCGGAACAGGTCCTCCTGTCATGATGACCACCGAGGGTTTC
Proteins encoded:
- a CDS encoding PrsW family intramembrane metalloprotease, whose amino-acid sequence is MPQRNISFIPGPQIGISRRYPLSYPSPYFYSNYRLIRLAGAASLGNYRRNQPKPGALLLMINRLQYRWTLGSMLFGAAVGTGFAAFESAGYALEQLLASGGGAMLDNITYRGFLSMVGGHVLWTSMVGAAIWRIRGDQDFHFGMVKDSRFLRVLGIAMALHMVWNMPFHLPLYMKELTLGFVAWVVILGLIQEGLNQIHQAQQEFLASKPPASS